The Solenopsis invicta isolate M01_SB chromosome 3, UNIL_Sinv_3.0, whole genome shotgun sequence region taaaattttacccagtttaaatttaagaaatgctacgACAATCTATCAAAAATGCTGAAATTAAAACacttgttttaataattttaataattttcaatttttaatattacaaaaaatataaaaaaatataaaaaagtatttctacaaaaaaataaataataatttttacaaaattctatttttaatagagttaactttattaaaatcacGATTGTGtacttatttatagaaatatttttcaccAACGTAAACTATTTAGGAATGCAATCGCAAAAACAATACACTACAGTAgctcaaaaatttacaaaaatttaaaaaagtatttcaattctagtatttttatgtaaatttttgtagcACTTCTTatgtagaattttgtaaaattttttctgacAGGGCTATtatcacaatcaaatttttttgtaactataaTAATGAGCATCGAAGAAAATATCATAAGTAACATTTGCATCTAAAATGCTTCTCAATGCAACGAACAAATGTTGCCTTTGACGTTTTTTTCGACATCTTTtgattataaacatatttgtgATGACGAAAAATACAATTCTGTTaaatctctcatttttttttactaaacttaggaataaaattttattttgtatttaaataaatttatttcagtaaaataaatgtatatctaaatatacattttcaagtgtCTTTTCCTTAATGCAAGTCATTCATGATTTAATGTGTAATTCTCTGTACACGAACTAATACAAGTAGACTGAATTGTTATGATTCGTTTTATTCTTGTCGAAAAATCAATCGGTGAATCGGCACGTATGCCAAACGACAATGGAAACTCGATTCTGTCTATTCAAGCTATTCACAAATCTCGTACAAATAGCGAACCACAATCGCGTATCGCGCATAACTTGCTCGTCGCTACAATGAGTTCACTACGCATTTCGTAAAGTTTCATATTTAcggaaaataaaatgatattacgATGTATATATTTGCTACATCAGCGTACGATAATAAATTGCCAATTGGAGAGtaaaattattgatacaataataaattgtcgatcgaaaaacgaaattatttgAAAGGTTAAAACGCTATAATAAGCGTTATCGTGTGCCTTATATGCTGAAGGCCCGTTCACCAGAATTTGAAAAAACCTCGGTTTTAAAATTAGACTTCGTCTCGCAATGCACCTAGTTCTCGTAATTCTTTTTACAACGCAGCGTCCAAAAAACTCGCCATAGAGCGACTTCTGTTTATCTAGTGCctattgtatgtatgtataatggCTGCGTTCACTTTCGCATTCACAGCGCTTGTAAACATCATTTgtacttgtttaatatttataaacaagaaGGATGAAATGTTGCTTACAGCGCGCGAGCGTCCAAAGTAAACGCATCCAATAACATCCTCTGTTTATGACGTTGAAATATTTcgacaatattttatattctctctctctctctctatctctctcttccttctctcttttatcTTTATGTCTCTATACCTacctatttatttatctatctgtttgtctatctatctatctatctatctattagTCTATCTGTCTATCTGATAGTCTATCTATTAGTCTATCTATTAGTCTATctgtctatctatctatcttatatctatctatctatctatctatctatacgTCTCtatctctgtttctctcttggAATTTTatggaaagataattttaaaggAGTTGGACATTTATAATGCGTTAGTTAAAACATTCCTCTAATGCGAATCGTTCTTCTTTAAACGTGGATTAAATACAGAAGAAAAATGGTGTTCTGAAGTCGCATCGTTTGCTGCAATTTCAATCGTGGTACCTATTGCGATATCTTGCGACACATCGTTTAAGTCTTGCAACGTATCTGCCTACGGGAACAGGACAAtgacgcaataaaaaaaaaaaactattaatctAACTTATTGTCATCTCTGTCTCTTGAGTAAGCCTTTCGTGCAAATTATATGGTAGCCTCTCGATCTAGCAAACGAATCTTTCGTGGAATATTGGCAAATGCGTTTTTCACGTTGAATTaacaaattgtaaattgttaCGCTTTATCTTAGTctgttaataatatatcatacataaatttatatcgaCAAATAAATTCGggatatttatgtttttactaAATACAGTGAATTTTATGCCGTGATGTAATGCtcggaattttttttcaagttaatctGTCTTTGTAAACGCGGTCGTCCTCTAATTGTTGCAAACCAGCgtataattaacaataagaaGAAACACgacttttcattttattttatttctttttattttcttaacgtGGCACAGAGCCAGAGACCGTTGCGATTATACTGAACGAACGATTAGGGTACATCGCAGTAAACCTGCGGTTTTATTATTAGCCGTAATTACGGTTATGCGATCGCATTAAAACTTCCCGAATAACGAATATTGCGTACTCCAATCGTCGTACCCGTTGGGACTGAATAAGGCACTATAAAACCGTGGATGCCGAGACGAGCCATTTCAGTTTCGCGAACGCCCGTACAATTTTACCGAAATTTCTAATGATCAGGAAGGTTGGTACAAACCAGATAGCGTTTCGTAGAATTCGCTAAGACGATTTTGTGTAAGTCAGTGAatggaataattaattaacgttaATTGACTCTACGTCGTAGCGAGAAAGAGAATCATCCCtttttttatcgtaaatatattgcaaatatcgtTACATCGAATGCTGCGTAAGATAATCGGTATGGCAAGGTCGTCTTCTTGTTAGTTCAGTTTGGAGCCTTCATTGTTCATCAATACGTGTATGTATAAATTCCGATTCATCAACACGTGTCTTCTTTCGAGCAGGCAGCACTACTAGCGATGATCCTGGTAGGAGTTCAGAACGAACCGCAAGGCCCAGCCTATCTTCCGCCTAGTCCTCGACCAGCTGGAGGAGGTGGGACTGGTCATCCAGACGATTGGGCTGGTGTAAGTATGTATTACATAtatcttcgaaaaaaaaaaaagaaaaggaaaatttgGACTGCATGACAGTTTAATCGTCGGAGATTCGCTACATCGACTTTATTCCCGGAATGTGCGATACGTAATTCTCGTGGCATCTCCTTGGTTCCGATTATTAGGATCCGGCGAACTATGAATTTTCGTACGAAGTGGTGGACGCGGCGGCGGGTCTGGATTTCGGGCATCACGAGATGAGGAAGGATATGGAGGCGACCGGAACCTATCACGTGCTGCTGCCGGACGGTAGGACCCAGATTGTCGATTATATCGCCGATCAGAACGGGTATCGGCCGATAGTGCGATACGAGGGAACCGCCACGTATCCCGCACCCGGACCAGCGAGACCCAGCCAGGAAGAGGGCTACAGATACTAGAGGCCTGATTCTTTTTCGCAAACTATCGATTTTTAGCAGATTAGAAAAATCGATTAAATATCATTATGGTACTCTTGAATAGGGGTCGGcgtttttcgtaaaaattttcTAACAAGGTACCAAAGACAATTTTGCGGGTCAAGAGACCAAATCGAAGATATTAAATGTACGTAAAGATAATGCCAATATATTAGAGCCGACcgctatatttatattacatttatgctacagataatatttatagtacataaaagaaaacaaattttcacaaatttctCCTTGAAATTCAACGTATAATAGTAATTTTACGATACGATCTGCTAAAAATCTTATCGTTCCCTATTGTATAACTACCATTTCACTTTCCACATTCCGAGAGAAACCTTATCATTTCCTGTAATTTGAAAGATGAAAGCGACTTCAATCGTTGGAATACAATAGGGTACTTAACTTATTGTTCTTTAACGTTTGCactttattaaagaaatgattGAAACTTTATTGTAATCAATTGCGTTCTCTCGCTAACGGTACCTAGTATCTAGAATTGCGATTAAAAACGATTGAAAATTTCCTAtcgttttctgttttttttaacagaatgaCTTTTGACTCAAAAAGAAATCCAAACCCTCacagaaatgtaatattgaCATATAAATTGGCGACTAATTTAAGTGGGTAATTTAAGTTGGTAGTAtcttaatactaaaaataagtaatatattacttatttttagtattaagaTACTACcaacagtattttttaaattactgaaaaaaaaaattaaattactcgctaatttattactattcaatattatatttctagAAGGAAATGGTATGATTTAGCGAAACATTAATCGTG contains the following coding sequences:
- the LOC105199398 gene encoding pro-resilin, translating into MPNEAERGRTMPNDAGGADWSEWNATESTGTWNGSAPGRVASRRIHSAALLAMILVGVQNEPQGPAYLPPSPRPAGGGGTGHPDDWAGDPANYEFSYEVVDAAAGLDFGHHEMRKDMEATGTYHVLLPDGRTQIVDYIADQNGYRPIVRYEGTATYPAPGPARPSQEEGYRY